One window of Medicago truncatula cultivar Jemalong A17 chromosome 2, MtrunA17r5.0-ANR, whole genome shotgun sequence genomic DNA carries:
- the LOC112419235 gene encoding uncharacterized protein translates to MILEDSSNSDHRVETRLLLNNLQSFEFIFQLLLMRNILGITNDLSQALQRKDQDIVNAMSLVKVSKDRLQKMREDGWHNLLCEVSLFCEKQNIDIVNMDDAFVLQGKPGVNFKRQLQELNNRFTEVSSELLICVASLNPRDSFFAFDKEKLVNLARFYPSEFSSLELTGIGNQLENYIKDVRSCEQFSNLDGISDLSRKMVETRRHIVYPMVYLLLKLALLLPMATATVERSFSAMKFVKNQMRNRMGDEFLNGCLVTYFESDIFDSVENEKILQRFQNMTSRRGKL, encoded by the exons ATGATTTTGGAAGATAGCTCAAACTCAGACCATCGAGTTGAAACTCGTctattgttgaataatttgcagtcttttgaatttatttttcaactgCTTTTGATGAGAAATATATTGGGAATTACTAATGATTTATCTCAAGCATTGCAAAGAAAAGATCAAGATATTGTAAATGCTATGTCATTAGTTAAAGTTTCAAAGGATAGATTGCAAAAGATGAGAGAAGATGGCTGGCATAATTTACTATGTGAAGTGTCATTGTTTTGTGAGAAGCAAAATATTGACATTGTAAATATGGATGATGCATTCGTGTTACAAGGAAAACCAGGTGTAAACTTCAAAAG ACAACTTCAAGAGCTTAATAATCGATTCACCGAGGTGAGTAGTGAATTGCTTATTTGTGTAGCAAGCTTAAATCCAAGAgattcattttttgcatttgACAAGGAGAAGTTGGTTAATTTGGCTCGATTTTATCCATCAGAATTTTCTTCTTTGGAGCTTACGGGAATAGGCAATCAACTTGAAAATTATATCAAGGATGTTCGTTCATGTGAACAGTTTTCTAATTTAGATGGGATTAGTGATCTTTCAAGAAAGATGGTGGAAACTAGAAGACATATTGTTTATCCAATGGTGTATTTACTTTTGAAGTTAGCATTACTTTTACCTATGGCTACTGCAACCGTTGAAAGGAGTTTCTCTGCtatgaaatttgtgaagaatcaAATGCGCAACCGTATGGGAGATGAGTTTTTGAATGGTTGTTTGGTAACATACTTTGAGAGTGATATATTTGATagtgttgaaaatgaaaaaatcttgCAACGCTTTCAAAATATGACGTCACGAAGAGGGAAATTGTAA
- the LOC11425140 gene encoding uncharacterized protein translates to MAREEDEENSGVPVLPTSSSSSSTRRVERRADPFLIVCRCFSLITSLAAILCVAVNVLSAVRSFKNPNTIFDGIFRCYAVLIAIFVVLVETEWSFIIKFWQVLEYWAGRGMLQIFAAVMTRAFPDYNGERKDLVILQNIACYLLLSCGVVYVISGVLCVGFLKRRRQKQEITREQAAKDLEELERRREELEQLLVTE, encoded by the exons ATGGCTAGAGAGGAGGACGAAGAGAACAGTGGCGTGCCAGTTCTACCTACGAGTTCGAGTTCAAGTAGCACAAGACGAGTTGAACGAAGAGCAGATCCTTTTCTCATAGTTTGTAGATGCTTCAGTTTGATTACCTCTTTAGCTGCTATTCTCTGCGTCGCTGTCAACGTTCTCTCTGCTGTTCGCTCCTTCAAAAATCCAAATACT atCTTCGATGGCATATTTCGTTGTTACGCAGTTCTCATTGCGATTTTTGTGGTTCTCGTTGAGACAGAATGGAGCTTCATCATTAAGTTTTGGCAG GTTCTCGAGTATTGGGCAGGGAGGGGTATGCTGCAGATTTT tgCGGCAGTGATGACCAGAGCTTTCCCTGACTATAATGGGGAGCGAAAAGATCTCGTTATTCTTCAAAACATTGCCTGCTATTTGCTTCTTTCTTGTGGCGTAGTTTACGTTATCTCG GGAGTCCTTTGCGTTGGTTTTCTAAAACGTCGTCGCCAGAAGCAAGAGATCACTAGAGAGCAAGCAGCCAAGGATCTTGAG GAGTTGGAGCGGCGCAGAGAAGAACTTGAGCAACTGCTTGTGACAGAATAG
- the LOC11419789 gene encoding uncharacterized protein At4g38062: MEDSSHTDLDYAKAELEKLRAECRVKTQQIESLKNDRARETTNLAEKHARELDLKSEEIYELKRINEDLESSLREKEKYIVHLNSENNKIEARFAERVFKLEGSNSELVLTLDEITARNSCLEKNVCESSEEVSRLKSSLLAAEKKCIEAEERAKQAKTMKLKEDVIMQLEEENVTVQDKIKWRNEQFKHLEEAYQHLKDQFQLSKEEWEKERSLLVGEISSLQMSLNSQTRTLEGLQSRFEMCNHALACEESKRKLLEAEISEFKTSFEDVYGQCEEKKFEIEELTVRRNDEIAELRNSLAEKEILVKELERKIVLLEQDNQEVGDLLKEFREAQIRGAGGNSMTSKLRNKLRKLEEVHKNCSSVLKSKESQWDCQVAKMEADVIGYQSALTNKEQEIRELQIELENCYCAIEENHIELLIFKSVLAVADAYSKSFGTETGKAVCVEENGDTILNFSEQLRLKDNSLKTMAQKQFLLEEEFEHQKKCLEESSAGQLILKEQLLQMENTLKHERKVSFEALEMLKHEMASKNDELSRLDCEARHWKSTVETLRVSYQEIQGTCKEMETSLLSRDANEQALKLENKNLLCIVKDQERDTEDLQLQIALLESCNAEKAKEAERFKQEKDELVQTMMEKDCCIKDLEKDIAVASLKQESIKKELEDAVLAQLDAQKALQQEEDLLWKIKDEKDETIKHFQELAKASEQDFLEALCFSFSIQVEKLVEVSMVTEALKNAEYLTKLEIEEKSTRIIKSELEIKSLLENLAQTEESYCHLKHEAKQFQLSLEAMELETKKLTNEKQKMEQMIAEIKFENGNLLLDITKLSTEREDMLAHIEYIYGKIGDLSSEDMQFNTSIDEENETAMDSVVCDKLHGSAQDSANGLLFPCTNKKIEENFDGRLPLREVNSLHM, from the coding sequence ATGGAGGATAGCTCGCACACTGACTTAGATTATGCTAAAGCAGAACTTGAGAAGCTTAGGGCAGAATGCCGAGTCAAAACACAACAAATTGAAAGTTTGAAGAATGATCGTGCCCGAGAAACTACAAATCTTGCTGAGAAACATGCCCGTGAGCTCGATCTCAAGTCAGAGGAGATTTATGAACTGAAGAGAATTAATGAGGATCTTGAGTCTAGTTTGCGCGAAAAAGAGAAGTACATTGTGCATTTGAATTCGGAGAATAACAAGATTGAAGCTAGGTTTGCTGAGAGGGTGTTCAAATTGGAGGGAAGTAATAGTGAGTTGGTTTTGACTTTGGATGAAATTACTGCTAGAAACAGTTGTTTGGAGAAGAATGTTTGTGAAAGTAGCGAAGAAGTTTCGCGCCTTAAGTCGTCGTTATTGGCTGCTGAGAAGAAGTGTATTGAGGCTGAGGAGAGAGCTAAGCAAGCCAAGACGATGAAATTGAAAGAGGATGTGATAATGCAATTGGAGGAAGAAAATGTTACTGtgcaagataaaattaaatggagaAATGAACAGTTTAAGCATCTTGAAGAAGCTTATCAACATCTTAAAGATCAGTTTCAATTGAGCAAGGAGGAGTGGGAAAAGGAGAGATCTTTGCTGGTTGGTGAAATATCTTCCTTGCAGATGAGTTTGAATTCTCAGACAAGAACTTTGGAGGGGCTTCAATCACGTTTCGAGATGTGTAATCATGCTTTGGCTTGCGAAGAAAGTAAGAGGAAGCTTTTGGAGGCTGAAATATCCGAGTTCAAGACTAGTTTTGAGGATGTTTATGGTCAGTGTGAAGAAAAGAAGTTTGAGATAGAAGAATTGACCGTTCGGAGGAATGATGAGATAGCCGAGCTAAGAAACTCGTTGGCAGAGAAAGAGATTCTTGTGAAGGAATTGGAAAGGAAAATTGTTCTCCTTGAACAGGATAATCAGGAAGTGGGTGATTTGCTTAAAGAATTTAGAGAAGCTCAAATACGTGGTGCGGGAGGGAATTCTATGACATCTAAGCTTCGCAACAAGCTTAGAAAGTTGGAGGAGGTTCATAAAAACTGTTCTTCAGTTCTCAAGTCTAAAGAATCTCAATGGGATTGTCAGGTAGCAAAGATGGAAGCAGATGTTATTGGTTATCAATCTGCACTAACCaacaaagaacaagaaattaggGAGCTTCAGATAGAACTGGAAAATTGTTATTGTGCTATTGAAGAGAATCATATTGAACTGTTGATCTTTAAATCTGTCCTTGCTGTTGCTGATGCTTACTCCAAATCATTCGGTACAGAAACCGGTAAAGCAGTTTGTGTCGAAGAGAATGGCGATACGATTCTAAATTTTAGTGAGCAACTGAGATTGAAAGATAATTCTCTAAAAACTATGGCACAAAAACAATTTCTGTTGGAGGAAGAGTTTGAACACCAGAAGAAATGTCTTGAGGAATCATCTGCAGGCCAACTCATATTGAAAGAACAGCTCTTGCAGATGGAAAACACCCTAAAACATGAAAGAAAAGTTTCATTTGAGGCTCTAGAAATGCTAAAACATGAAATGGCCAGTAAGAATGATGAACTATCTCGATTAGATTGTGAAGCGCGGCATTGGAAGTCTACTGTTGAAACTCTTAGAGTTTCCTATCAAGAAATTCAGGGAACGTGTAAAGAGATGGAAACTTCTCTTCTGTCACGGGATGCAAATGAGCAAGCCCTTAAGCTGGAGAACAAAAACCTTCTCTGCATTGTCAAGGATCAGGAGAGGGATACAGAAGACCTTCAGCTGCAGATAGCTTTACTGGAATCCTGTAATGCAGAGAAAGCAAAGGAAGCCGAGAGATTTaagcaagagaaagatgaactTGTCCAAACAATGATGGAGAAGGATTGTTGCATAAAAGATCTTGAGAAAGATATAGCCGTTGCGAGCCTGAAGCAAGAATccataaaaaaagaattagaagATGCAGTTCTTGCTCAACTAGATGCACAAAAAGCCCTTCAGCAGGAGGAAGATCTTCTTTGGAAGATTAAAGACGAGAAAGATGAAACTATAAAGCACTTTCAGGAGCTAGCTAAAGCATCAGAACAAGATTTTTTGGAGGCCCTGTGTTTCTCGTTTTCAATTCAAGTGGAAAAGTTGGTTGAGGTTAGCATGGTTACAGAGGCTTTGAAGAATGCAGAATACCTGACAAAGCTAGAAATTGAAGAGAAGAGCACAAGAATAATTAAATCAGAATTGGAAATTAAAAGTTTGCTTGAGAATTTGGCACAGACTGAAGAATCATATTGCCATTTAAAACACGAAGCGAAGCAGTTTCAATTATCATTAGAAGCCATGGAGTTAGAAACTAAAAAGTTGACGAATGAAAAGCAGAAGATGGAACAGATGATTGCAGAgatcaagtttgagaatggaaATTTGCTTCTAGATATTACAAAGTTATCGACAGAAAGGGAAGATATGTTGGCACATATAGAGTACATCTATGGCAAAATTGGTGATTTGTCTAGTGAGGATATGCAGTTCAACACTTCTATAGATGAGGAAAATGAAACAGCAATGGATTCAGTAGTTTGTGATAAGCTACATGGTTCTGCTCAAGATAGTGCAAATGGTCTTCTTTTTCCttgcacaaataaaaaaattgaagaaaattttgatGGCCGATTGCCATTGAGAGAGGTTAACAGTTTGCATATGTAG
- the LOC11425139 gene encoding magnesium-dependent phosphatase 1: MGESSEKAKSEAVKIIESFEVVPKLVVFDLDYTLWPFYCECRSKRESPSLYPHAMGILLALKHKGIDIAIASRSPTADIAKAFINKLGITSFFVAQEIYSSWTHKTDHFQKIHSATGVPFSSMLFFDDENRNIQTVSKMGVTSILVDNGVNLGALSQGLTQFSRNWNTSQKNKQKWLSDYSKKPDTSNPAPSNSASK; the protein is encoded by the exons ATGGGAGAGTCTTCAGAGAAGGCGAAGTCAGAAGCAGTGAAGATAATCGAATCATTCGAAGTTGTTCCAAAACTCGTTGTTTTCGATCTCGATTACACTCTCTGGCCTTTCTACTGCGAGTGTCGATCGAAGCGCGAATCTCCTTCTCTCTATCCTCACGCCATGGGAATCTTGTTGGCTCTTAAACACAAAGGAATCGATATTGCAATCGCTTCTCGATCTCCAACTGCAGATATTGCGAAAGCTTTTATTAATAAACTGGGAATCACTTCGTTCTTTGTGGCTCAG GAAATATATTCGAGTTGGACTCATAAAACGGATCATTTCCAGAAAATTCATTCTGCTACCGGAGTTCCATTTAGCTCTATGCTCTTTTTTGATGATGAGAATAGGAACATCCAAACG GTCTCTAAAATGGGAGTGACTAGCATTTTGGTTGATAATGGGGTAAATCTTGGAGCCTTATCTCAAGGTCTTACACAGTTTTCTCGAAACTGGAATACATCACAGAAGAACAAGCAGAAATGGCTATCCGATTATTCTAAGAAGCCAGATACTTCCAACCCTGCCCCATCAAATTCAGCGTCCaagtaa